Proteins encoded within one genomic window of Jiangella mangrovi:
- a CDS encoding ANTAR domain-containing protein, translated as MADEGTPVGRDLAELLGAVQNLLLNAPKVEEFLTDLAKLAADLVEPPASCGITTSYDGQPRTVVSSDPRAAQVDEGQYTGGWGPCVHSLATGEVVEIADQESDPRWPEYRVHAVALGVRSSLSLPLVVNGDVIGAMNLYDFDEPEAFDIQNRRRAETFAAQASTALALALRQVHDAELTDQLEQALATRSVIDQAIGILMAQQRCSAETAFSMLRKHSQNNNLKLRTVAERMVAKVSGQAAQQPAPFRRRPTATGIESAPGLSDGVPDA; from the coding sequence GTGGCGGACGAGGGGACACCAGTGGGCCGCGACCTGGCCGAGCTGCTGGGCGCGGTACAGAACCTGCTGCTCAACGCCCCGAAGGTCGAAGAGTTCCTCACCGACCTCGCCAAGCTCGCCGCCGACCTCGTCGAGCCGCCGGCGTCGTGCGGCATCACCACCAGCTACGACGGCCAGCCGCGCACCGTCGTCAGCAGCGACCCCCGGGCCGCGCAGGTCGACGAGGGTCAGTACACCGGCGGCTGGGGGCCGTGCGTGCACTCACTGGCCACTGGCGAGGTGGTCGAGATCGCCGACCAGGAGTCCGACCCGCGCTGGCCGGAGTACCGGGTGCACGCCGTCGCGCTGGGCGTGCGCTCCTCGCTGAGCCTGCCGCTGGTCGTGAACGGCGACGTCATCGGCGCCATGAACCTCTACGACTTCGACGAGCCCGAGGCGTTCGACATCCAGAACCGCCGCCGCGCCGAGACGTTCGCCGCCCAGGCGTCCACCGCGCTGGCCCTCGCGCTGCGCCAGGTGCACGACGCCGAGCTCACCGACCAGCTCGAGCAGGCGCTGGCCACCCGCAGCGTCATCGACCAGGCCATCGGCATCCTCATGGCGCAGCAGCGGTGCTCCGCCGAGACCGCGTTCTCGATGCTGCGCAAGCACTCCCAGAACAACAACCTCAAGCTGCGCACCGTCGCCGAGCGCATGGTCGCCAAGGTGTCCGGCCAGGCGGCGCAGCAGCCGGCCCCGTTCCGGCGCCGTCCCACTGCGACCGGCATCGAGTCCGCGCCCGGCCTGAGCGACGGCGTCCCGGACGCCTGA
- a CDS encoding GAF and ANTAR domain-containing protein codes for MTGEPLTPSDAEPEPDPEPEPASGPECGGELGERRLIEPDNVAQLLSAAAPHLYLQPDVESTVNAVVHQGVEVIGGDAAGATLLRPRGRREVAAATTDRAEEADRVQFELSEGPSLTALTEQVPILVTDSTTEPRWPRWTAVIAEIGYRSMLAMPLDLGPHYSGTVIVFWELAEQPAERHVAVAKLLLRHAAIAITDARRSSTLREAIDARYQIGLAQGILMERYGLDATQSFEVLRRYSRDNNVKLSRVAGDVVRTRSLPDAYNTGE; via the coding sequence ATGACCGGCGAACCGTTGACGCCCTCCGACGCGGAACCCGAACCGGACCCGGAGCCCGAGCCGGCCTCCGGCCCGGAGTGCGGGGGCGAGCTCGGCGAACGGCGTCTCATCGAGCCCGACAACGTCGCCCAGCTGCTGTCCGCGGCCGCGCCGCACCTCTACCTGCAGCCCGACGTCGAGTCGACGGTGAACGCCGTCGTCCACCAGGGCGTCGAGGTCATCGGAGGCGACGCCGCGGGGGCGACGCTTCTGCGGCCTCGGGGCCGGCGCGAGGTCGCGGCCGCCACCACCGACCGCGCCGAGGAGGCCGACCGCGTCCAGTTCGAGCTCAGCGAGGGGCCGTCGCTCACGGCGCTGACCGAGCAGGTGCCGATCCTCGTCACCGACAGCACGACGGAGCCGCGCTGGCCGCGGTGGACCGCCGTCATCGCCGAGATCGGCTACCGCAGCATGCTGGCGATGCCGCTGGACCTCGGCCCACACTACTCCGGCACGGTCATCGTGTTCTGGGAGCTCGCCGAGCAGCCGGCGGAACGGCACGTGGCGGTCGCCAAGCTGCTGCTGCGCCACGCCGCCATCGCCATCACCGACGCCCGCCGGTCGTCGACGCTGCGCGAGGCGATCGACGCCCGCTACCAGATCGGGCTGGCGCAGGGCATCCTCATGGAGCGCTACGGGCTCGACGCCACCCAGTCGTTCGAGGTGCTGCGCCGCTACTCCCGCGACAACAACGTCAAGCTCAGCCGGGTGGCGGGCGACGTCGTCCGGACCCGGTCACTGCCCGACGCGTACAACACCGGCGAATGA
- a CDS encoding GAF and ANTAR domain-containing protein: protein MDLSPSSELAAAAADLHSEPDVESTVQSVLQHARALTGADGVAVMIRQGGRPAVMSATSPEAAKADLFQIQCAEGPSLEAMCARDAVVVDDVSADDRWRSWSGSVTEMGFQSVLSLGLGTNRSALGALSVYSARVGAFADDRAQLARLYARHASVALVSARHESGLRRAMNARHVIGQAQGVLMERHGLDAEQAFAMLRNSARDHGVKLGERAEQIVASRPAEVG from the coding sequence ATGGACCTCAGTCCGTCGTCGGAACTTGCCGCGGCCGCCGCTGACCTGCACAGCGAGCCGGACGTCGAGAGCACCGTCCAGTCCGTCCTGCAGCACGCCCGCGCCCTCACGGGGGCCGACGGCGTCGCCGTCATGATCCGTCAGGGCGGCCGCCCCGCGGTCATGAGCGCCACCAGTCCCGAGGCGGCCAAGGCCGACCTCTTCCAGATCCAGTGCGCCGAGGGCCCGAGCCTCGAGGCCATGTGCGCCCGCGACGCCGTCGTCGTCGACGACGTGTCGGCGGACGACCGCTGGCGCAGCTGGAGTGGCTCGGTCACCGAGATGGGCTTCCAGAGCGTCCTGTCCCTCGGGCTCGGCACCAACCGCTCGGCGCTCGGCGCGCTGAGCGTCTACTCCGCCAGGGTGGGCGCGTTCGCCGACGACCGCGCCCAGCTGGCCCGGCTGTACGCCCGGCACGCGTCGGTCGCGCTGGTGTCGGCGCGGCACGAGTCCGGGCTGCGGCGGGCCATGAACGCACGACACGTCATCGGGCAGGCCCAGGGCGTGCTCATGGAGCGACACGGGCTCGACGCCGAGCAGGCGTTCGCCATGCTGCGCAACAGTGCCCGCGACCACGGTGTGAAGCTCGGCGAGCGAGCCGAGCAGATCGTCGCGT
- a CDS encoding AAA family ATPase yields MDKDVRDELIGRDGEQSRIREVLLRLTAGEGGAVVVEGAAGVGKSALVRAVADDARAGRLTGLDEVTVSSVVGAEAERGWPFSGLHLVLSAVVGSLEPEQQQLAARLVDDLTRRLDQASTTAYEIAVQVQSLISRLRRPLVVVMDNAHRLDPQSLEVLGFVARRVGTSPLVLLVVVDAAERVPPLRGLPVVRLGELAPTDATELVRRAAGSHTLHSVAARIAARVGGNPRALLDVVGRIPDVQLLGQVELDRHLPHSPVLQALQLPELGTLDDDQRFALLVATGSEDHRLAPVLNALGSPDAPHVAWLFGEHLNRSDGTYTLQRPAVRSIIWQAATMAERDAAHQALAGAYADSDPGRQLWHLAQTRHDHDDELATRLHRAASESLARGEVERSLSFAREAVRLTSKPGERIERLLQAGRFAVLAGRLDEAVHIARERFRLDTTAEQRADFALLEVRARNLLDGEVATGLVSRHVEEVAPIDPARAAALDLAAAHGLAGRMEQAEAARFLALAERFTDDFDDTTRAAHRRTAALLASVSGELDRAVELAEAGAGGAEDLFGEAESHLLQATVLVRAERYGQARRLLRAVISGQFGDSPLLLRAALAGLVQLEARAGRLREAAEAATGWDRVDADSAHRALVPACMIRVNAFLGEDEAAWERRRQSIEGSRRHGDSWATAVMQAETGAFLLLLGRFDEAMSVLDHARRHALEHADPSILAVEPDYVEACVRNGELARARVALAEFELRADRVPTAWARHTVARCRALVSEGDEALTLFREAVETAADTVSPVEQARTLLCFGERLRRLGRRTDARSWLQRTVVLAQESGAIALAGRAGQELGAAGGPVPPTTRLADLTDAEQRIATLVASGRRNREIAAELFVSVRTVEAHLGRIFRKLGIRSRTELTGIVVAGLDDDGVGAGQA; encoded by the coding sequence GTGGACAAGGACGTACGCGACGAGCTGATCGGTCGCGATGGTGAACAGTCGAGGATCCGCGAGGTCCTGCTGAGGCTGACGGCCGGCGAGGGGGGCGCGGTCGTCGTGGAGGGCGCCGCGGGCGTCGGCAAGAGCGCGCTCGTGCGCGCCGTGGCCGACGACGCGCGCGCGGGGCGGCTGACGGGGCTCGACGAGGTGACGGTGTCATCGGTCGTCGGCGCCGAGGCCGAGCGCGGCTGGCCGTTCTCGGGCCTGCACCTCGTGCTGTCCGCCGTCGTGGGCTCGCTCGAGCCGGAACAGCAGCAGCTCGCGGCCCGGCTGGTCGACGACCTCACCCGCCGCCTCGACCAGGCCAGCACCACCGCCTACGAGATCGCCGTCCAGGTCCAGTCCCTCATCAGCCGGCTGCGGCGGCCGCTGGTCGTCGTCATGGACAACGCGCACCGCCTGGACCCGCAGTCGCTGGAGGTGCTCGGGTTCGTCGCCCGCCGGGTCGGAACGTCGCCGCTGGTGCTGCTGGTCGTCGTCGACGCGGCCGAGCGGGTGCCGCCGCTGCGCGGGCTGCCGGTGGTCCGGCTCGGCGAGCTGGCGCCCACCGACGCGACCGAGCTGGTCCGCCGGGCGGCCGGGTCGCACACCCTGCACAGCGTGGCGGCCCGCATCGCCGCGCGCGTCGGCGGCAACCCGCGGGCGCTGCTCGACGTCGTCGGGCGCATCCCGGACGTGCAGCTGCTGGGGCAGGTCGAGTTGGACCGGCACCTGCCGCACTCGCCGGTCCTGCAGGCGCTGCAGCTGCCGGAGCTGGGCACGCTCGACGACGATCAGCGCTTCGCCCTGCTGGTCGCGACCGGCAGCGAGGACCATCGGCTGGCGCCGGTGCTCAACGCGCTAGGCTCGCCGGACGCCCCGCACGTCGCCTGGCTCTTCGGCGAGCACCTGAACCGCTCCGACGGCACGTACACGCTGCAGCGGCCGGCCGTGCGCTCGATCATCTGGCAGGCCGCGACCATGGCCGAGCGCGACGCCGCCCACCAGGCGCTGGCCGGTGCGTACGCCGACTCCGACCCCGGCCGGCAGCTCTGGCACCTGGCGCAGACCCGGCACGACCACGACGACGAGTTGGCCACACGGCTGCACCGGGCCGCCAGCGAGTCGCTGGCCCGCGGCGAGGTGGAGCGGTCGCTGTCGTTCGCGCGCGAGGCGGTCCGGCTCACGTCCAAGCCCGGCGAGCGGATCGAGCGGCTGCTGCAGGCCGGGCGGTTCGCCGTCCTCGCCGGCCGGCTGGACGAGGCGGTGCACATCGCCCGCGAGCGGTTCCGGCTCGACACCACGGCCGAGCAGCGGGCCGACTTCGCGCTGCTCGAGGTGCGCGCCCGCAACCTGCTCGACGGCGAGGTCGCGACCGGCCTGGTCAGCCGGCACGTCGAGGAGGTCGCGCCGATCGACCCGGCCCGCGCGGCCGCCCTGGACCTCGCCGCCGCGCACGGGCTGGCCGGGCGCATGGAGCAGGCCGAGGCCGCCCGGTTCCTCGCGCTGGCCGAGCGGTTCACCGACGACTTCGACGACACCACCCGCGCGGCGCACCGGCGGACGGCGGCGCTGCTGGCGTCGGTCAGCGGCGAGCTGGACCGCGCCGTCGAGCTGGCCGAGGCCGGAGCGGGGGGCGCCGAGGACCTCTTCGGCGAGGCCGAGTCGCACCTGCTGCAGGCGACGGTGCTGGTGCGGGCGGAGCGGTACGGTCAGGCGCGGCGGCTGCTGCGGGCGGTCATCAGCGGGCAGTTCGGCGACTCGCCGCTGTTGCTGCGGGCCGCGCTGGCCGGCCTGGTCCAGCTGGAGGCGCGGGCCGGCCGCCTGCGCGAGGCCGCCGAGGCCGCCACCGGGTGGGACCGCGTCGACGCCGACAGCGCACACCGGGCGCTCGTGCCGGCGTGCATGATCCGGGTCAACGCCTTCCTCGGCGAGGACGAGGCCGCCTGGGAGCGCCGCCGTCAGTCGATCGAGGGGTCGCGGCGGCACGGCGACTCGTGGGCGACCGCCGTCATGCAGGCCGAGACCGGCGCGTTCCTGCTGCTGCTCGGCCGGTTCGACGAGGCGATGTCGGTGCTCGACCACGCCCGGCGGCACGCCCTCGAGCACGCCGACCCGTCGATCCTCGCCGTCGAGCCCGACTACGTCGAGGCGTGCGTGCGCAACGGCGAGCTCGCCCGGGCCCGCGTGGCGCTGGCCGAGTTCGAGCTGCGCGCCGACCGCGTCCCGACGGCGTGGGCGCGGCACACCGTCGCCCGCTGCCGTGCCCTGGTCAGCGAGGGCGATGAGGCGCTGACGCTGTTCCGCGAGGCGGTCGAGACGGCCGCCGACACCGTCTCGCCGGTCGAGCAGGCACGGACGCTGCTCTGCTTCGGCGAGCGGCTGCGCCGGCTGGGCCGGCGCACCGACGCGCGCTCCTGGCTGCAGCGCACGGTGGTGCTGGCGCAGGAGAGCGGCGCCATCGCGCTGGCCGGTCGGGCTGGTCAGGAGCTCGGCGCCGCCGGCGGTCCCGTCCCGCCGACCACCCGGCTGGCCGACCTCACCGACGCGGAGCAGCGCATCGCGACCCTGGTCGCCAGCGGCCGGCGCAACCGCGAGATCGCGGCGGAGCTGTTCGTCTCGGTCCGCACGGTCGAGGCGCACCTCGGGCGCATCTTCCGCAAGCTCGGCATCCGGTCGCGGACCGAGCTCACCGGCATCGTGGTCGCCGGTCTGGACGACGACGGCGTGGGCGCCGGCCAGGCCTGA
- a CDS encoding ANTAR domain-containing protein, with translation MTTRAEVTSRLAAAVADAGSAAPLAQRLGETCRSILDGDGAAITLAYTLPQRLTVCSTDAVAGTLEDPQDVLGEGPGVDAYRTAGTVVARLGSDGSGPVWPLFTEAARREVGRATVVAIPVPMGSDVLGVLTAYRCGPGHPEPEAALTAHLAAAVGAALLRDPDLAEPPGEFTGAWAGRAEVHQATGFLVAQLGISPDDALALLRARAYADDVTVADVARQVLERTLDLSAQARDRRRPPTGR, from the coding sequence TTGACCACACGAGCCGAGGTGACGTCGCGACTCGCCGCAGCGGTCGCCGACGCGGGGTCCGCTGCGCCGCTGGCCCAGCGCCTCGGCGAGACCTGCCGGTCCATTCTCGACGGCGACGGCGCCGCCATCACCTTGGCCTACACGCTGCCGCAGCGGCTCACCGTCTGCTCCACCGACGCCGTTGCCGGCACCCTCGAGGACCCGCAGGACGTGCTGGGCGAGGGACCCGGCGTCGACGCCTACCGCACGGCCGGCACCGTCGTCGCCCGCCTCGGCAGCGACGGGTCCGGACCGGTCTGGCCGCTGTTCACCGAGGCCGCCCGCCGCGAGGTCGGCCGTGCCACCGTGGTCGCCATCCCGGTGCCCATGGGCTCCGACGTGCTCGGCGTCCTGACGGCGTACCGCTGCGGCCCCGGCCATCCCGAGCCCGAGGCCGCCCTCACCGCGCACCTGGCCGCCGCCGTCGGCGCGGCGCTGCTGCGCGACCCGGACCTCGCCGAACCGCCCGGCGAGTTCACCGGCGCGTGGGCCGGCCGCGCCGAGGTGCACCAGGCCACCGGTTTCCTGGTGGCCCAGCTCGGCATCTCGCCCGACGACGCGCTCGCGCTGCTGCGGGCCCGCGCCTACGCCGACGACGTCACCGTCGCCGACGTCGCCCGGCAGGTGCTGGAGCGCACCCTCGACCTCTCGGCCCAGGCCCGCGATCGCCGCAGGCCCCCGACCGGACGCTGA
- a CDS encoding TetR/AcrR family transcriptional regulator encodes MQVPEAAGGAPNARERILAASYRLFARRGIIGVGVDEVIERSHVAKATFYKHFPSKNDLVLAYLDRRESEWTIGLVEAGSEKRGDTPEERLLAIFDVFDEWFASDDFDGIAFITVLLEMGKSHPLGQASIQHLANLRAIVSARAADAGLREPEEFARSWQILMKGSIIAALEGDPGAAQRAKAMAASLIDQYR; translated from the coding sequence ATGCAGGTCCCGGAGGCCGCCGGCGGCGCGCCCAACGCGCGTGAACGCATCCTGGCGGCCAGCTATCGGCTGTTCGCCCGGCGAGGCATCATCGGGGTGGGCGTCGACGAGGTCATCGAGCGCTCGCACGTCGCCAAGGCCACCTTCTACAAGCATTTCCCGTCCAAGAACGACCTCGTCCTGGCCTACCTCGACCGCCGCGAGAGCGAGTGGACCATCGGCCTGGTCGAGGCCGGGTCCGAGAAGCGCGGCGACACCCCCGAGGAACGGCTGCTCGCCATCTTCGACGTGTTCGACGAGTGGTTCGCCAGCGACGACTTCGACGGCATCGCCTTCATCACCGTCCTGCTCGAGATGGGCAAGTCGCACCCGCTGGGACAGGCCAGCATCCAGCACCTGGCCAACCTGCGCGCCATCGTCAGCGCCCGTGCCGCCGACGCCGGGCTGCGCGAGCCCGAGGAGTTCGCCCGGTCCTGGCAGATCCTCATGAAGGGCTCCATCATCGCCGCGCTCGAGGGTGACCCCGGCGCCGCGCAGCGGGCCAAGGCCATGGCGGCCAGCCTCATCGATCAGTACCGCTGA